A part of Citrifermentans bremense genomic DNA contains:
- the recD2 gene encoding SF1B family DNA helicase RecD2, translating into MKEAPPTENVERLAGSLERVTFHSEETGFCVLRVKVAGQRDLVTVTGAAASVTPGEYLECTGSWHNDRTHGMQFKAGHIQVVPPTTLEGIEKYLGSGMVHGIGHHFAKVLVKSFGEAVFDVIEKHPERLLELPGIGRKRMESVAATWVEQKAIREIMVFLQSHGLGTARAVRIYKSYGNEAIFKVTENPYRLALEIHGIGFKTADALAAKLGIPPDSMIRAQAGVRHVLQEMSAGGHCAALREELAESAARLLEIPQPVIESAIEAELAEENLVADQISGSPCLFLAPLYKAEVGVASGISRLSAGTPPWGGIVAEEAIPWVESQKGITLSASQRDAIRLALKSKVVVVTGGPGVGKTTLVNSILGVIGRKPLRVTLCAPTGRAAKRLTESTGMEAKTIHRLLEFDPQSFGFKRGRENPLHTDLLVIDEASMVDVVLMNKLLPAIPDHAGLIIVGDVDQLPSVGPGCVLSDIIESGAVPTVRLTEIFRQAAGSRIIVNAHRINRGELPLKNEGKELADFYFIPAATPEDIHDKLLQVVRERIPKRFGLDPVREVQVLTPMNRGGLGTRSLNAELQGVLNGGAAPKVERFGTSFAPGDKVIQTVNNYEKEVFNGDIGRIVEIRPEEGALTVDFEDRLVEYQFAELDEVSLAYATSIHKSQGSEYAAVVIPLAMQHYTMLERNLLYTAVTRGKKLVVVIGEAKALAMAVQNHRSHRRLTKLAGRIALT; encoded by the coding sequence ATGAAAGAGGCACCCCCAACAGAAAACGTGGAGCGGCTCGCCGGCTCGCTGGAGCGGGTCACCTTCCACAGCGAGGAGACCGGGTTCTGCGTGCTGCGGGTGAAGGTGGCCGGGCAGCGCGACCTGGTGACGGTGACCGGCGCCGCCGCCTCGGTGACGCCGGGAGAGTACCTTGAGTGCACCGGCTCCTGGCACAACGACCGGACCCACGGCATGCAGTTCAAGGCCGGGCACATCCAGGTGGTCCCCCCAACCACGCTGGAGGGGATCGAGAAGTACCTTGGAAGCGGCATGGTGCACGGCATCGGGCATCACTTCGCCAAGGTGCTGGTGAAATCCTTCGGCGAGGCGGTCTTCGACGTCATCGAGAAACACCCGGAGAGGCTTCTTGAGCTCCCGGGGATCGGCCGCAAGCGGATGGAGTCCGTCGCCGCCACCTGGGTGGAGCAGAAGGCGATCCGCGAGATCATGGTGTTCCTGCAGTCCCATGGCCTTGGGACCGCCCGCGCGGTGCGGATCTACAAGAGCTACGGCAACGAAGCGATCTTCAAGGTGACGGAGAACCCGTATCGGCTGGCCCTGGAGATCCACGGCATCGGCTTCAAGACCGCCGACGCCTTGGCTGCGAAGCTCGGGATCCCCCCCGATTCCATGATCCGCGCCCAGGCCGGGGTGCGTCACGTGCTGCAGGAGATGTCGGCCGGCGGCCATTGCGCCGCGCTGCGCGAAGAGCTGGCCGAGAGCGCAGCCAGGCTGCTGGAGATCCCGCAACCGGTGATCGAATCCGCCATCGAGGCGGAACTCGCCGAGGAGAACCTGGTCGCGGACCAGATCTCCGGCTCCCCCTGCCTCTTCCTCGCGCCGCTCTACAAGGCCGAGGTCGGCGTCGCCTCAGGGATTTCCCGCCTTAGCGCCGGCACCCCTCCCTGGGGCGGCATCGTCGCGGAAGAGGCGATCCCCTGGGTGGAGAGCCAGAAGGGGATCACACTCTCCGCCTCGCAGAGGGACGCCATCCGCCTCGCCCTCAAGAGCAAGGTTGTCGTGGTGACCGGCGGGCCGGGGGTGGGGAAGACCACGCTGGTCAACAGCATCCTGGGCGTCATCGGCAGAAAGCCGCTCCGGGTCACCCTCTGTGCGCCGACGGGCCGCGCCGCGAAGCGCCTCACCGAGTCGACCGGCATGGAGGCGAAGACCATCCACCGGCTGCTGGAATTCGACCCGCAGAGCTTCGGCTTCAAGCGCGGCAGGGAGAATCCGCTGCACACCGACCTCCTGGTTATTGACGAGGCGTCCATGGTCGACGTCGTGCTGATGAACAAACTCCTCCCTGCCATCCCGGACCATGCGGGTCTCATCATCGTCGGGGACGTGGACCAGCTCCCGTCGGTGGGGCCTGGGTGCGTCCTCTCCGACATCATCGAGTCCGGCGCGGTCCCGACCGTGCGGCTCACCGAGATCTTCCGGCAGGCCGCGGGCTCCAGGATCATCGTCAACGCCCACCGGATCAACCGGGGCGAGCTGCCCTTGAAGAACGAGGGGAAGGAACTCGCCGACTTCTACTTCATCCCGGCGGCGACTCCCGAGGACATCCACGACAAGCTCCTGCAGGTTGTCAGGGAGCGCATCCCCAAGCGCTTCGGCTTGGATCCGGTGCGCGAGGTCCAGGTGCTCACGCCGATGAACCGGGGCGGGCTGGGGACCAGGTCGCTGAACGCCGAGTTGCAGGGGGTGCTTAACGGCGGGGCTGCGCCCAAGGTGGAGCGCTTCGGCACCAGCTTCGCTCCCGGCGACAAGGTGATCCAGACGGTGAACAACTACGAGAAGGAGGTCTTCAACGGGGACATCGGCCGCATCGTCGAGATCCGGCCGGAAGAAGGCGCCCTCACCGTGGACTTCGAGGACCGGCTGGTAGAATATCAATTTGCCGAACTGGACGAGGTGAGCCTCGCTTACGCCACCAGCATCCACAAAAGCCAGGGGTCGGAATACGCGGCAGTGGTGATCCCGCTTGCCATGCAGCACTACACCATGCTGGAGCGAAACCTCCTTTACACCGCCGTCACCCGCGGAAAGAAGCTCGTGGTCGTGATCGGCGAGGCGAAGGCGCTCGCCATGGCGGTGCAGAACCACAGATCCCACCGTCGCCTGACCAAGCTGGCGGGAAGGATAGCACTTACGTAG
- a CDS encoding AAA family ATPase, translated as MYWESFGFKEAPFALTPNPSFLFLSSPHQEAFAHLLFAIESRAGFIELSGEVGTGKTTMVRTLLNQLDPETYRTALIFNPTLSPLGLLQEVNSEFGLNCDSCDMRELHTTLNAYLLEENRAGRTVVLVIDEAQNLSVEVLEQVRLISNLETDSDKLIQIVLVGQPELNALLSREELRQLDQRITVRYHLRPMGFDDTCAYVRHRIRFAANGQEPLTFSLGALRRIFKFSGGLPRLINGVCDRALLLAYTKERKEVSTEMAALAIADLRKSLPRRRRAVPMKALSAGVALCILAVAGFSVLSGSLLPTEPATLETTPALSREAALAGLAAAPEQQNLLASMNAVLAAWQAPAAQATPGQPATLRGLARQRGMTATKVSGNLDALARLDAPALLHVAVPGGGERLVALLSIDRDSVGVAPAIAGKNRLTRAELAQIWSGGATVLWKDFHGISSRGKAADKAAGVKLLQELLKQVGCYDGAVNGVFSVQTQGGVAEFQRREQLTADGKLGGQTLMMLYRRAGGFFPPGLQTLTHNQGRI; from the coding sequence ATGTACTGGGAATCTTTCGGCTTCAAAGAGGCGCCTTTCGCGCTTACCCCTAATCCCTCGTTCCTGTTCCTAAGTTCACCGCATCAGGAGGCGTTCGCGCACCTGCTCTTCGCCATCGAGAGCCGCGCCGGCTTCATCGAGCTTTCGGGCGAGGTGGGGACCGGCAAGACGACCATGGTGCGCACGCTCTTAAACCAGCTCGACCCGGAGACCTACCGCACCGCTCTCATCTTCAACCCGACGCTTTCGCCCCTGGGGCTTTTGCAGGAGGTCAACTCCGAGTTCGGGCTTAACTGCGACAGCTGCGACATGCGCGAGCTGCACACCACCCTGAACGCCTACCTCCTGGAGGAGAACCGCGCCGGCCGCACCGTGGTGCTGGTGATCGACGAGGCACAGAACCTCTCGGTCGAGGTGCTGGAGCAGGTCCGGCTCATCTCCAACCTGGAGACCGACAGCGACAAGCTGATCCAGATCGTGCTGGTGGGGCAGCCGGAGCTGAACGCGCTCCTGTCGCGGGAGGAGCTGAGGCAGCTGGACCAGCGCATCACGGTGCGCTACCACCTGAGGCCCATGGGCTTCGACGACACCTGCGCCTACGTGAGGCACCGCATCCGGTTCGCCGCAAACGGGCAGGAACCGCTCACCTTCTCGCTTGGCGCGCTCAGACGCATCTTCAAGTTTTCCGGGGGGTTGCCGCGCCTCATCAACGGAGTCTGCGACCGGGCCCTGCTGCTTGCCTACACCAAGGAACGCAAGGAGGTTTCCACCGAAATGGCGGCTCTTGCCATAGCCGACCTGCGCAAGTCCCTTCCCCGAAGGCGCCGCGCCGTACCGATGAAGGCGCTCTCGGCGGGGGTGGCCCTTTGCATCCTCGCCGTCGCCGGCTTCTCCGTGCTCTCCGGATCGCTGCTGCCGACGGAGCCTGCCACTCTTGAGACCACTCCCGCGCTGTCGCGCGAAGCGGCGCTTGCAGGGCTTGCGGCTGCCCCGGAGCAGCAGAACCTCCTTGCCTCAATGAACGCTGTGCTCGCCGCCTGGCAGGCCCCCGCGGCGCAAGCCACCCCCGGACAGCCGGCGACTTTGCGCGGCCTCGCCCGCCAGCGTGGGATGACGGCGACCAAGGTGTCGGGAAACCTGGACGCGCTGGCGCGCCTGGACGCCCCGGCGCTGCTTCACGTAGCGGTGCCGGGGGGAGGGGAGCGGCTTGTCGCCCTGCTCAGCATCGACCGTGACTCGGTGGGCGTGGCGCCGGCCATAGCCGGGAAGAACAGGCTCACCCGCGCAGAACTGGCGCAGATCTGGAGCGGCGGGGCGACCGTGCTCTGGAAGGACTTCCACGGCATCTCCTCCCGCGGCAAAGCTGCCGACAAGGCGGCCGGGGTGAAGCTGCTGCAGGAGCTTTTGAAACAGGTGGGTTGCTACGACGGCGCGGTGAACGGGGTGTTCAGCGTACAGACCCAGGGGGGCGTGGCCGAATTCCAGCGCCGGGAGCAGTTGACCGCGGACGGGAAACTCGGTGGGCAGACGCTGATGATGCTATACCGGCGCGCCGGAGGATTTTTCCCGCCGGGGCTGCAAACCTTGACCCACAACCAGGGGCGAATCTAG
- a CDS encoding CAP domain-containing protein: MKTVLAVWIVLLLSVTSAQASRGEMARELLLETNVARSDPARYVGYLKEMRGYFIGKGYRVPGSFNLVMTKEGVAAVDEAIAFLSRQRPISALSWSPGLARAAAELVREQAGSGATGHEGTSGDLKQRIERFGAWQGSIAENIGYGPDTARRMVLELIVDDGVSDRGHRKNIFEPSFGTAGVACGPHPMYRNMCVMDFAVGYKSK; this comes from the coding sequence ATGAAAACGGTACTGGCGGTCTGGATCGTGCTCTTGCTGTCGGTGACGTCCGCGCAGGCGTCGCGCGGGGAGATGGCACGCGAGCTCTTGCTGGAGACCAACGTCGCCCGCTCCGACCCCGCCCGCTATGTCGGCTACCTCAAGGAAATGAGGGGGTACTTCATCGGAAAGGGGTACCGGGTTCCCGGTTCTTTCAACCTGGTCATGACCAAAGAAGGTGTGGCCGCCGTCGACGAGGCGATCGCCTTTCTCTCCCGGCAGCGCCCCATTTCCGCCCTTTCCTGGTCGCCGGGGCTGGCTCGGGCGGCAGCCGAACTGGTCCGGGAGCAGGCCGGTTCGGGGGCGACCGGCCACGAGGGGACGAGCGGCGACCTGAAGCAGCGCATCGAGCGCTTCGGCGCCTGGCAGGGGAGCATCGCCGAAAACATCGGCTACGGTCCCGACACGGCGCGCCGCATGGTGCTGGAGCTTATCGTTGACGACGGCGTATCCGATCGCGGGCATCGAAAAAACATCTTCGAGCCCTCCTTCGGCACGGCGGGCGTCGCCTGCGGTCCGCACCCGATGTACCGGAACATGTGCGTCATGGATTTCGCAGTTGGATACAAGAGCAAGTAG